A window from Thiomonas sp. FB-Cd encodes these proteins:
- a CDS encoding CidA/LrgA family protein: protein MLNPLKGAIQALFFVAIWLVAQRFVTVYHLPVPAAVVGLFFVVALLLAGVVPAHHIAAGANWLLGDMLLFFIPPLMAIIQFRSLLASHGLQILAAIVLGCLTVMVGTGLIVERTLRWERSRLHGITARRGAKS, encoded by the coding sequence ATGCTGAACCCATTGAAGGGGGCAATACAGGCCTTGTTTTTCGTGGCCATCTGGCTGGTCGCTCAGCGATTCGTCACGGTCTACCACTTGCCCGTGCCCGCAGCCGTGGTTGGGCTATTTTTCGTGGTCGCACTATTGCTGGCCGGGGTGGTGCCTGCGCATCACATCGCCGCCGGGGCCAATTGGTTGTTGGGAGACATGCTTCTGTTTTTTATCCCGCCGCTGATGGCCATCATCCAGTTCAGAAGCCTGTTAGCTAGTCACGGGCTGCAAATTCTTGCTGCGATCGTGTTGGGGTGCCTGACCGTGATGGTGGGTACAGGGTTAATTGTGGAGCGGACACTTCGATGGGAACGTTCACGGCTACATGGGATTACCGCGCGAAGGGGGGCCAAGTCGTGA
- a CDS encoding tetratricopeptide repeat protein, with translation MHADQMPMTNSPATEDPNHLAISPLGAMAVDQHEALAMGLHCKAMRDYSQAVAWFLKSAQQGNAPAQYHLGALYKQGNGVVQDFAKAALWFGRAAAQGYARAQSGLGLLYKNGQGVTRDFIRAFGLLREASEQGLSTAQYHLGDLYAQGLGVAEDLGQAAFWFARAAEQGCGSAQYRLGVLYQEGRGVSQNLAQAANWLRKAAEQGCSPAQLRLGMLGQIGMTVGADDQTASWLRKAIDYGYVEAGALDKSRQPPRGSTPEHPPV, from the coding sequence ATGCATGCAGACCAGATGCCAATGACGAACTCGCCAGCAACCGAGGATCCCAATCATCTCGCCATCTCGCCGCTTGGCGCGATGGCAGTTGATCAGCATGAAGCGCTAGCCATGGGTTTGCATTGCAAGGCGATGCGCGACTATAGCCAAGCGGTTGCGTGGTTCTTGAAATCGGCACAACAGGGCAACGCGCCCGCCCAATATCACTTGGGGGCCCTCTACAAGCAAGGCAACGGTGTTGTGCAAGATTTCGCGAAGGCGGCATTGTGGTTTGGAAGGGCAGCCGCGCAGGGATATGCAAGGGCGCAAAGTGGCCTCGGTCTTCTTTACAAGAACGGGCAGGGAGTCACAAGGGATTTCATACGAGCGTTTGGCTTGCTGCGGGAGGCTTCCGAGCAAGGGCTTAGCACGGCGCAGTATCACCTCGGCGATCTTTACGCGCAGGGTCTGGGCGTGGCTGAAGATCTCGGGCAGGCCGCGTTCTGGTTTGCCCGGGCCGCCGAACAAGGGTGCGGCTCTGCGCAATACCGTCTTGGCGTTCTGTATCAGGAGGGACGAGGCGTGAGCCAGAATCTCGCGCAGGCGGCCAACTGGCTGCGCAAAGCCGCCGAGCAAGGTTGTAGCCCTGCCCAATTGCGCTTGGGGATGCTTGGCCAAATTGGAATGACCGTCGGAGCCGATGATCAGACTGCATCTTGGTTGCGCAAAGCAATCGATTACGGATATGTCGAAGCCGGGGCGCTCGACAAGTCGCGGCAACCCCCGCGGGGATCAACCCCGGAACATCCGCCCGTTTAG
- a CDS encoding DHA2 family efflux MFS transporter permease subunit, producing MTDITTVEEAAAGATPDPAPVAHPTHLKPLTGSALVVGTIALSLATFMNVLDTSIANVSIPSIAGDLGVSSSQGTWVITSFGVANAIAVPLTGFLTQRFGAVKVFLSSILLFTLFSFLCGQAPSLEVLILFRVLQGASAGPMIPLSQTLLLSSYRPQRAGMALAMWSMTTLIAPIAGPLLGGWITDNISWPWIFYINVPVGIICALVTLAIYKDRETPIRKLPIDWTGLSLLVIWVGSLQIMLDKGQELDWFGSNVIVALAVSAFSGFVLFLIWEIYDDHPVVDLTLFNLPNFTLGTVMLALAYGMYFGSLVLLPLWLQEYIGYTATDAGGVLAWVGVFALVFMPFVGRYASLVDTRWLTSFSFLVFAYVFWMRSHFTTGDSYWEYSIPTVIQGIATATFFIPLLGIILGGLPPQRIASAAGLSNFVRITAGSFGTSIYTTVWSDRASLHHEQLASHIYAGNPVSDSVIQGLQQGGFSHEQALGLINRLIDQQAYTISVDEMFRLSAWLFLAMIMLVWLVKPSPRSAASADAAGVH from the coding sequence ATGACCGACATCACCACCGTTGAAGAGGCCGCTGCAGGAGCCACTCCGGATCCAGCACCTGTTGCTCATCCCACGCACCTCAAACCGCTCACGGGCAGTGCCCTCGTGGTGGGCACGATTGCGCTGAGCCTGGCGACCTTCATGAACGTGCTCGACACCTCGATCGCCAACGTGTCGATCCCCTCGATTGCAGGCGATCTGGGCGTAAGCTCGTCGCAGGGCACCTGGGTCATCACATCCTTCGGCGTGGCCAATGCCATCGCCGTGCCACTCACCGGCTTTCTCACCCAGCGCTTCGGAGCGGTCAAGGTCTTTCTCTCCAGCATCCTGCTGTTCACCCTGTTTTCCTTCCTCTGCGGCCAGGCGCCGAGCCTGGAAGTCCTGATCCTTTTCCGCGTGCTGCAGGGCGCCAGCGCAGGCCCGATGATTCCCCTGTCGCAAACGCTCCTGCTGTCGAGCTACCGGCCGCAGCGCGCCGGCATGGCGCTTGCCATGTGGTCGATGACCACGCTGATTGCGCCAATCGCGGGACCCCTTCTCGGCGGCTGGATTACCGACAACATTTCCTGGCCGTGGATTTTCTATATCAATGTGCCCGTGGGCATCATCTGTGCGCTCGTCACGCTGGCCATCTACAAAGACCGGGAGACCCCGATCCGCAAGCTTCCGATCGACTGGACGGGGCTGAGCCTTCTGGTCATCTGGGTGGGGTCGCTGCAGATCATGCTGGACAAGGGACAGGAACTCGACTGGTTCGGCTCCAACGTCATCGTGGCACTGGCGGTGAGCGCTTTCAGCGGCTTTGTGCTCTTTCTCATTTGGGAAATCTACGACGATCATCCGGTGGTGGACCTCACTCTGTTCAATCTGCCCAACTTCACCCTCGGCACCGTCATGCTGGCGCTGGCCTACGGCATGTACTTCGGCAGCCTGGTGCTGCTACCCCTGTGGCTTCAGGAGTACATCGGTTACACGGCAACTGACGCAGGAGGCGTGCTGGCCTGGGTTGGAGTCTTTGCTCTGGTCTTCATGCCCTTCGTCGGGCGTTACGCGAGTCTCGTCGACACACGCTGGCTGACGTCATTTTCCTTCCTTGTCTTTGCATACGTGTTCTGGATGCGCTCGCACTTCACAACGGGCGACAGCTACTGGGAATACTCCATCCCCACGGTGATTCAAGGCATCGCCACGGCCACGTTCTTCATCCCGCTGCTGGGCATCATCCTCGGCGGCTTGCCTCCGCAGCGCATTGCCTCAGCGGCTGGTTTGTCGAACTTCGTGCGCATTACAGCGGGTTCATTCGGTACTTCGATCTACACCACAGTATGGAGCGACCGCGCCAGCCTGCACCACGAACAGCTTGCCAGCCATATCTACGCGGGCAACCCGGTCTCGGACTCCGTCATCCAGGGCCTGCAACAGGGCGGCTTCAGCCATGAACAGGCGCTGGGGTTGATCAACCGCCTCATCGACCAGCAGGCCTATACGATCTCAGTGGACGAGATGTTCCGCCTGAGCGCTTGGCTATTTCTTGCGATGATCATGCTCGTCTGGCTCGTCAAGCCGTCCCCGCGTTCGGCGGCAAGCGCTGACGCTGCTGGCGTGCATTGA
- a CDS encoding SGNH/GDSL hydrolase family protein → MTVPRFALLLLVAFATQLAFSTPATVNEERHWVASWTMAPQAVAQGPATPAFNRAPAINNETVRQIVVPSVSGEALRLRISNEYGKQAVHLGKVTVGIALRGAQVRKDSLHTARFDGQESASVPPGGALVSDSVHLPIHAGEPLAVSIYIPEVVAPATWHKLASQVNFISATGDHTMDAAGTSFARRFTAYVWLDGVDAHVTRRASAVVAIGDSITDGMRSTLNANRRWPDDLSRRLRAAGLHDVAVLDAGISGGRLLHDSPCYGEKLVRRFARDALDLPNVQKVIVLIGINDINFGYVPPHAGLDCDTPHRKVNAAELIAGYRDLIAQAHHRGITIYGGTITPAGLPPQREAIRQQVNAWIRSSAAFDGVIDFDAALRDRARPTRLRARYDSGDHVHPNDAGYAAMAQAVPLDLITDRRYP, encoded by the coding sequence ATGACTGTCCCTCGCTTTGCCCTGCTGTTGCTCGTCGCTTTTGCGACGCAACTTGCGTTCAGTACGCCTGCGACGGTCAATGAGGAGCGGCATTGGGTCGCGTCCTGGACAATGGCACCCCAGGCAGTTGCTCAGGGCCCCGCCACGCCAGCCTTCAACCGCGCTCCGGCGATCAACAATGAAACGGTACGCCAAATCGTCGTACCCAGCGTATCGGGTGAAGCTCTTCGCCTGCGCATCAGCAACGAGTATGGCAAGCAAGCTGTGCATCTCGGCAAAGTCACCGTGGGGATTGCGTTACGCGGCGCCCAAGTGCGCAAGGACAGCCTGCACACGGCTCGCTTCGACGGCCAGGAGAGCGCATCCGTCCCGCCTGGCGGTGCGCTCGTCAGCGACAGCGTGCATCTACCCATTCACGCGGGCGAGCCACTCGCTGTGAGTATTTACATACCCGAAGTCGTTGCGCCGGCAACCTGGCACAAGCTCGCCAGTCAAGTGAATTTCATCTCGGCTACAGGTGACCACACGATGGATGCGGCTGGTACGTCCTTTGCGCGGCGATTCACCGCCTATGTGTGGCTTGATGGTGTCGATGCCCACGTCACACGAAGGGCATCGGCCGTGGTGGCCATTGGAGATTCGATCACCGACGGTATGCGCTCCACGCTGAATGCCAACAGGCGCTGGCCCGACGACTTATCCCGGCGCTTGCGCGCTGCAGGCCTGCATGATGTTGCTGTGCTTGACGCGGGCATCAGCGGCGGCCGACTTCTGCACGACTCGCCTTGCTATGGCGAAAAGCTCGTGCGCCGGTTTGCCAGAGATGCGCTGGATCTGCCCAATGTCCAGAAGGTGATCGTGCTCATCGGCATCAATGACATCAACTTCGGTTACGTGCCCCCACACGCCGGTCTGGATTGCGACACCCCGCATCGAAAAGTGAATGCAGCGGAACTGATCGCCGGCTATCGCGACTTGATCGCGCAGGCGCATCACCGCGGGATCACCATCTACGGCGGCACCATCACCCCGGCTGGTCTGCCACCACAACGTGAAGCGATCCGCCAACAGGTGAATGCTTGGATACGCAGCAGCGCAGCATTCGACGGTGTGATCGATTTTGACGCCGCTTTGCGCGACCGCGCCAGACCGACTCGATTGCGAGCACGCTATGACAGCGGCGACCATGTGCACCCGAACGACGCTGGCTACGCCGCCATGGCACAAGCCGTTCCGCTTGACCTGATCACAGATCGACGGTATCCCTGA
- a CDS encoding LysR family transcriptional regulator — protein sequence MDFRALQAFVAVVRAGGFTAAADSLRTTQPTVSKLVRQLEDEMGQQLLQRNSRQSRLTDAGRIVFLHAEALLLSAANINAELADLKEARRGELRIGVPPLGPHLFVPLIRAYKLRHPEIELKFFEDGSRAIEAELIEGKLELGGLLAPLDESRFDHVMLIDDRLALLAPTRSRWVRFDTVRLSELAQEPLIMFLEPYMLNERIEGACRQCGFTPKIAGRSGQISFIHELVRSGVGVALLPKSELQSLGPGEFAVSALVDPEIPWRIDLAWLRGGYLSQAARRWLDLIRDKQPMIATHAHG from the coding sequence ATGGATTTCCGTGCGCTGCAAGCCTTTGTCGCTGTTGTCAGGGCGGGAGGATTCACCGCCGCCGCCGATAGCCTGCGAACGACGCAGCCAACGGTCAGCAAGCTGGTCCGGCAACTGGAAGACGAGATGGGACAGCAGCTGCTTCAGCGCAACAGCAGGCAGTCCCGACTGACTGACGCAGGCCGGATCGTCTTTCTGCACGCTGAAGCATTACTGCTTTCAGCGGCCAACATTAACGCCGAACTGGCCGATCTCAAGGAGGCGCGCCGGGGCGAGCTTCGCATTGGGGTCCCACCGCTCGGCCCCCATCTTTTCGTGCCGCTGATCAGGGCGTACAAACTCCGGCACCCCGAGATCGAACTGAAATTTTTCGAGGACGGGTCTAGGGCGATCGAAGCGGAATTAATCGAAGGGAAACTGGAGCTCGGGGGTTTGCTCGCGCCACTGGACGAATCGCGCTTTGATCACGTCATGCTCATCGACGACAGACTGGCGCTTTTGGCGCCAACGCGCTCCCGCTGGGTGCGTTTCGATACGGTGCGATTGTCGGAGCTTGCGCAGGAACCATTGATCATGTTTCTCGAGCCCTACATGCTCAACGAGCGCATTGAGGGCGCCTGTCGGCAGTGCGGGTTCACGCCGAAAATTGCGGGACGCAGTGGACAAATCAGCTTCATCCATGAACTGGTGCGCAGCGGTGTTGGCGTTGCGCTGCTCCCCAAGTCCGAGCTTCAGAGCCTTGGACCCGGAGAGTTTGCCGTGTCGGCGCTGGTCGATCCGGAAATTCCATGGCGCATCGATCTGGCTTGGCTCAGGGGGGGCTATCTCTCCCAAGCGGCCCGCAGATGGCTTGACCTCATCCGTGATAAGCAGCCGATGATCGCGACCCACGCGCACGGCTGA
- a CDS encoding LrgB family protein — MSAASGSLYLLATLLSYAGAKWLYRRHRRAWLSPLLVAPAVLLVLLLISGSSYAVYARDTHWLLWMLGPATVAYAYPIYQRRSLLQRYPVTLMVGILAGLCLGLLSSWALGHLLALPPEIARSLLPRSVSTPFAIVASGYFGGSPDITVLCVLATGLFGMLVGEAVQAWLGLRSNISRGASLGASAHAAGTAKAYELDSEIGAVASLTMVFSGILMVLLAPHLSALLG; from the coding sequence GTGAGCGCCGCATCAGGATCGCTGTATCTGCTGGCTACGCTGCTGAGCTACGCTGGCGCAAAGTGGCTGTACCGCCGGCACCGGCGGGCATGGCTGTCCCCCCTCTTGGTTGCACCTGCTGTGCTGCTTGTTCTCCTCTTGATCAGCGGATCGTCTTACGCTGTCTACGCGCGCGACACTCACTGGCTACTTTGGATGCTTGGACCAGCAACGGTTGCCTATGCCTACCCGATCTACCAGCGTCGGAGCCTTTTGCAACGTTACCCCGTGACGTTAATGGTGGGCATACTCGCCGGTCTGTGCCTGGGACTCCTAAGCTCCTGGGCGCTCGGCCATCTCTTGGCGCTCCCCCCCGAGATCGCTCGAAGTCTTCTACCGCGGTCGGTATCCACGCCATTTGCCATCGTTGCCTCGGGATACTTTGGGGGATCACCCGACATCACCGTGCTTTGTGTCCTTGCCACTGGCCTTTTCGGCATGCTGGTTGGCGAAGCCGTGCAGGCTTGGCTGGGTCTACGCTCGAACATATCGCGGGGCGCTTCCCTGGGTGCGTCGGCACACGCTGCAGGCACGGCGAAGGCTTACGAGCTCGACAGTGAGATTGGCGCTGTGGCAAGCCTGACCATGGTCTTTTCCGGAATTCTCATGGTCCTGCTCGCACCGCATTTGTCCGCTTTATTGGGCTGA
- a CDS encoding Crp/Fnr family transcriptional regulator, giving the protein MREIVHSTMQVEKGECLFSSGAAMDKVYAVHVGSFKSVVHTPDGRHQILGFHVPGELMGLENLVAQRYAIDVVALEESEACEVNVRDLELAARDVSTLQHQLHCLIGDRLARAQKDQFNLGSAHAEERLARFLLDLSQRFKARGLSPWQFTLHMSRDEIASYLGLKMETVSRLLSRFHRDGLIKLSVRELQITDREGLASLIAPLEP; this is encoded by the coding sequence ATGCGAGAGATCGTGCACAGCACGATGCAAGTGGAAAAGGGCGAGTGCCTTTTCAGTTCAGGCGCGGCAATGGACAAGGTGTATGCGGTACACGTGGGTTCGTTCAAGTCTGTGGTGCATACGCCGGATGGGCGGCATCAAATCCTTGGCTTTCACGTTCCGGGCGAGTTGATGGGTCTGGAAAATCTTGTTGCACAGAGGTACGCCATCGACGTTGTCGCTCTGGAGGAGAGCGAAGCATGCGAAGTCAACGTTCGAGACTTGGAACTCGCTGCGCGGGACGTGTCCACATTGCAGCATCAACTGCATTGTCTTATTGGCGACCGCTTGGCGCGCGCCCAAAAAGACCAGTTCAACCTGGGTAGCGCACATGCCGAGGAACGCCTGGCACGATTCCTACTTGATCTTTCCCAGCGCTTCAAGGCCAGAGGCTTGTCACCGTGGCAATTTACGTTGCACATGAGCCGGGACGAAATAGCAAGCTATCTTGGCCTGAAGATGGAGACGGTGAGTCGGCTTTTATCCCGATTTCATCGCGATGGGCTTATCAAATTGAGCGTTCGAGAGTTGCAGATCACCGATCGAGAGGGATTGGCTTCCCTAATCGCTCCGCTTGAGCCCTAA
- a CDS encoding GNAT family N-acetyltransferase, translating to MSTETTVLPYFNQPAPEIVPMVHLEAGHKGALMQHFLTLTSRDRYLRFGYAISDEQMQNYINQIDFDQDEIFGIFNHKLELIAVAHIGISRMPKDTGEAEFGVSVIPKAQGKGFGYRLFQRAVLFARNHGIQTLTLQCLSENGPMMHIVRKAGMTAQSSHGETMASLKIPPANLPSVLDEWMQSASARADLAIKKMTYRAAAPG from the coding sequence ATGAGCACCGAGACGACTGTTCTGCCATATTTCAATCAGCCGGCACCGGAGATCGTTCCGATGGTGCACCTTGAGGCTGGGCACAAGGGTGCTCTCATGCAACATTTCTTGACCCTGACCTCGCGTGACCGGTACCTGCGGTTTGGGTACGCCATCAGCGATGAACAGATGCAGAACTACATCAACCAGATCGACTTCGATCAGGACGAGATTTTCGGCATCTTCAATCACAAGCTCGAGCTCATCGCAGTTGCCCATATCGGCATTTCGCGAATGCCTAAGGACACAGGTGAAGCCGAGTTTGGGGTATCCGTAATTCCCAAGGCTCAAGGCAAGGGTTTCGGTTATCGTTTGTTCCAGCGTGCGGTGCTGTTCGCGCGCAATCATGGCATCCAGACGCTGACTTTGCAGTGTTTGAGCGAGAACGGCCCCATGATGCACATCGTGCGCAAAGCTGGCATGACCGCTCAGAGTAGCCACGGGGAAACTATGGCAAGCCTGAAGATTCCTCCCGCGAATTTGCCGAGCGTGCTGGATGAGTGGATGCAGTCGGCGTCGGCAAGAGCTGACTTAGCGATCAAGAAAATGACTTACCGGGCGGCTGCGCCAGGCTAG